One window of the Pseudomonas knackmussii B13 genome contains the following:
- the polA gene encoding DNA polymerase I: MSQAPLVLVDGSSYLYRAFHALPPLTTSKGMPTGAVKGVLNMLKSLRRQYPGSPFAVVFDAKGPTFRDEMFAEYKSHRPPMPDELRVQIEPLHASVRALGLPLLCVEGVEADDVIGTLARSSAALSRPVVISTGDKDMAQLVDGHITLVNTMTGSTLDVDGVKEKFGVGPELIIDYLALMGDKVDNIPGVPGVGEKTALGLLTGVGGGLDVLYANLDKVPSLPIRGAKGLPAKLEENREQAYLSYKLATIKTDVVLDVEIDALHPGEPDREALIELYREMEFKNWLDDLLREAKDAGEAPAEEAPAQAEARYETVLEQAAFDAWLKKLQAAELFAFDTETTSIDAQQAQLVGVSFAVEEGEAAYVPLAHSYMGVPAQLDRDAVLRALKPLLEDPKKAKVGQHAKYDINVLANASTPIAVQGVAFDTMLESYVLNATATRHDMDSLALKYLGHSTIRFEDIAGKGAKQLTFDQIALEQAGPYAAEDADVTLRLHRTLWEKLQAIPSLAKVLQDIEIPLVPVLARIERNGALVDAHLLGMQSHELGEKMVELERKAFELGGEEFNLGSPKQLGAILYEKLGLPVLAKTATGQPSTAENVLADLAEQDFELPKVIMQYRSLSKLKSTYTDKLPEQINPRTGRIHTSYHQAVAATGRLSSTDPNLQNIPIRTAEGRRIRQAFVAPKGYKLVSADYSQIELRIMAHLAMDEGLLDAFRHDRDVHRATAAEVLGIPLEEVTAEQRRRAKAINFGLIYGMSAFGLAKQIGVDRKEAQAYIDRYFERYPGVLAYMERTRVQAAEQGFVETLFGRRLYLPEIASKNAVMRKAAERTAINAPMQGTAADIMKLAMVAVDNWLQESGVDARVILQVHDELVLEVREEQIEAVSAKLRELMGGAARLEVPLIVETGSGSNWDEAH; encoded by the coding sequence ATGAGTCAAGCACCCCTCGTCCTCGTGGACGGCTCTTCCTACCTGTACCGCGCCTTCCATGCCCTGCCGCCGCTGACCACCTCCAAGGGCATGCCCACGGGCGCGGTGAAGGGGGTGCTGAACATGCTCAAGAGCCTGCGCCGGCAATATCCCGGCAGCCCTTTCGCGGTGGTCTTCGACGCCAAGGGCCCGACCTTCCGCGACGAGATGTTCGCCGAGTACAAGTCGCACCGTCCGCCGATGCCGGACGAGCTGCGGGTGCAGATCGAACCGCTGCATGCCTCGGTGCGTGCGCTTGGTTTGCCGCTGCTGTGCGTTGAAGGTGTGGAAGCCGACGATGTGATCGGCACTCTGGCCCGCAGCAGCGCCGCGCTGTCGCGCCCGGTGGTGATCTCCACAGGCGACAAGGACATGGCGCAGCTGGTCGACGGGCACATTACGCTGGTCAACACCATGACCGGTAGCACGCTGGACGTGGATGGCGTGAAGGAGAAATTCGGAGTCGGTCCTGAGCTGATCATCGACTACCTGGCGCTCATGGGCGACAAGGTCGACAACATTCCCGGCGTGCCGGGCGTCGGCGAGAAAACCGCGCTGGGTCTGCTCACCGGAGTGGGCGGCGGCCTCGACGTGCTCTACGCCAACCTCGACAAGGTCCCCTCGCTGCCGATCCGCGGCGCCAAGGGCCTGCCGGCCAAGCTCGAGGAGAACCGCGAGCAGGCCTACCTCTCCTACAAGCTGGCGACCATCAAGACCGACGTCGTGCTGGACGTCGAGATCGACGCGCTGCATCCGGGCGAGCCGGACCGCGAGGCACTGATCGAGCTGTACCGCGAGATGGAGTTCAAGAACTGGCTCGACGACCTCCTGCGCGAAGCCAAGGACGCCGGCGAAGCACCGGCTGAAGAGGCGCCCGCGCAAGCCGAAGCACGCTACGAGACGGTGCTGGAGCAGGCCGCATTCGACGCCTGGCTGAAGAAACTGCAGGCCGCCGAGCTCTTCGCCTTCGACACCGAAACCACCAGCATCGACGCCCAGCAGGCGCAACTCGTGGGCGTTTCCTTCGCGGTGGAAGAGGGCGAGGCTGCCTACGTGCCGCTGGCGCACAGTTACATGGGCGTGCCCGCCCAGCTGGATCGCGACGCCGTGCTGCGCGCCCTCAAGCCGCTGCTGGAAGACCCGAAGAAAGCCAAGGTCGGCCAGCACGCCAAGTACGACATCAATGTCCTGGCCAATGCCAGCACGCCCATCGCGGTGCAGGGCGTGGCCTTCGACACCATGCTCGAGTCCTACGTGCTGAACGCCACGGCGACCCGCCATGACATGGACAGCCTGGCGCTGAAGTACCTAGGCCACAGCACCATCCGTTTCGAGGACATCGCCGGCAAGGGCGCCAAGCAGCTGACCTTCGACCAGATCGCCCTGGAGCAGGCCGGCCCCTACGCGGCGGAAGACGCCGACGTGACCCTGCGTCTGCACCGCACCCTGTGGGAAAAGCTGCAGGCCATTCCTTCGCTGGCCAAGGTGCTGCAGGACATCGAAATCCCGCTGGTGCCGGTGCTGGCGCGCATTGAGCGCAATGGCGCGCTGGTCGATGCCCACTTGCTCGGCATGCAGAGCCACGAGCTCGGCGAGAAGATGGTCGAGCTGGAGCGCAAGGCTTTCGAGCTGGGTGGCGAGGAGTTCAACCTCGGCTCGCCCAAGCAGCTCGGCGCCATCCTCTACGAGAAGCTCGGCCTGCCAGTGTTGGCGAAGACCGCTACCGGCCAGCCGTCGACCGCCGAAAACGTCCTCGCCGACCTCGCCGAGCAGGACTTCGAGCTGCCCAAGGTGATCATGCAGTACCGCTCGCTGAGCAAGCTCAAGAGCACCTACACCGACAAGCTGCCGGAACAGATCAACCCGCGCACCGGGCGCATCCACACCAGCTACCACCAGGCCGTGGCGGCCACCGGGCGGCTATCGTCCACCGACCCGAACCTGCAGAACATCCCGATCCGCACCGCCGAAGGCCGGCGGATCCGCCAGGCGTTCGTCGCGCCCAAGGGCTACAAGCTGGTATCCGCCGACTACTCGCAGATCGAGCTGCGCATCATGGCCCACCTGGCGATGGACGAAGGCTTGCTCGACGCGTTCCGCCATGACCGTGACGTGCACCGCGCCACCGCGGCCGAGGTCCTCGGCATTCCGCTGGAAGAGGTCACCGCCGAGCAGCGCCGCCGCGCCAAGGCCATCAACTTCGGCCTGATCTACGGCATGAGCGCCTTCGGCCTGGCCAAGCAGATCGGCGTCGACCGCAAGGAAGCTCAGGCCTACATCGATCGCTACTTCGAGCGTTATCCGGGCGTGCTGGCCTATATGGAGCGCACCCGCGTACAGGCTGCGGAGCAGGGCTTCGTCGAGACGCTGTTCGGGCGTCGGCTGTACCTGCCGGAAATCGCCTCGAAAAACGCGGTCATGCGCAAGGCGGCCGAACGCACGGCGATCAACGCGCCCATGCAGGGCACCGCCGCGGACATCATGAAGCTGGCGATGGTGGCTGTGGATAACTGGCTGCAGGAAAGCGGCGTCGACGCGCGCGTCATCCTCCAGGTGCACGACGAACTGGTGCTGGAAGTGCGCGAGGAACAAATCGAAGCCGTATCGGCCAAATTGCGTGAGCTGATGGGCGGGGCCGCCCGTCTTGAGGTACCGCTCATCGTCGAAACCGGCAGCGGTTCCAATTGGGATGAAGCCCACTGA
- the yihA gene encoding ribosome biogenesis GTP-binding protein YihA/YsxC: protein MSLKTPAKNPILGLCQQATFLISAAKVDQCPEDAGLEVAFAGRSNAGKSSALNALTHANLARTSKTPGRTQLLNFFRLDDERRLVDLPGYGYAKVPIPLKLHWQQHLEAYLSSRESLAGVVLLMDIRHPLTDFDRLMLDWAQASRLPIHVLLTKADKLAYGAAKNALLKVRKEILAGWGDVATLQLFSAPKRQGVEEAQLVLAGWLGLLEEGEEEEASGVEG, encoded by the coding sequence ATGTCCCTCAAAACCCCTGCGAAAAACCCCATCCTCGGCCTGTGCCAGCAAGCCACTTTCCTCATCAGCGCCGCCAAGGTCGACCAGTGCCCGGAAGACGCCGGCCTGGAGGTCGCTTTCGCCGGCAGGTCCAATGCTGGGAAGTCTAGCGCGCTAAATGCACTTACCCATGCCAATCTCGCGCGCACCTCGAAGACCCCCGGGCGTACGCAGCTGCTGAACTTCTTCCGCCTGGACGACGAGCGCCGCCTGGTCGACCTGCCCGGCTATGGCTACGCCAAGGTGCCGATCCCGCTGAAGCTGCACTGGCAGCAACACCTGGAGGCCTACCTGAGCAGCCGCGAGAGCCTCGCCGGCGTGGTGCTGCTGATGGATATCCGCCATCCGCTGACCGATTTCGACCGCCTGATGCTCGACTGGGCCCAGGCCAGTCGCCTGCCGATCCACGTTCTGCTGACCAAGGCCGACAAGCTCGCCTACGGCGCGGCGAAGAACGCTTTGCTGAAGGTGCGCAAGGAAATCCTCGCCGGCTGGGGCGATGTCGCCACGCTGCAGCTGTTCTCGGCGCCCAAGCGCCAGGGTGTGGAAGAGGCACAGCTGGTCCTGGCCGGTTGGCTGGGGCTGCTTGAGGAAGGGGAAGAAGAGGAAGCATCCGGCGTCGAGGGCTGA
- a CDS encoding c-type cytochrome yields MKKLLFAAAVVALASSAQAAQDPEAVFNRACGACHAGQLPMAPKKGDAAAWKPRLDKGMDTLVQHVTNGFNAMPPRGLCTDCSAEDYKAIIQWMSK; encoded by the coding sequence ATGAAGAAACTGCTGTTCGCAGCCGCAGTCGTTGCGCTGGCTTCCAGTGCCCAGGCGGCTCAGGATCCCGAAGCGGTATTCAACCGTGCCTGTGGCGCCTGCCACGCCGGTCAATTGCCGATGGCCCCGAAGAAGGGTGACGCGGCAGCGTGGAAACCACGCCTGGACAAGGGCATGGACACTCTGGTGCAGCACGTTACCAACGGCTTCAACGCCATGCCGCCACGCGGCTTGTGCACGGACTGCAGCGCCGAGGATTACAAGGCGATCATCCAGTGGATGTCCAAATAG
- a CDS encoding c-type cytochrome: MNKIIVSLLLTLGLTGLAHAAGDAKAGQAKAAVCGACHGADGNSAAPNFPKLAGQGDKYLLKQMHDIKSGKRTVLEMTGILNNVSDQDMEDIAAYFSSQNMSIGAADPKQVAHGEELFRGGKLSEGMPACIGCHAPNGVGNVPAGFPRLGGQHAAYVAKQLTNFREGERTNDGDSMIMRSIAAKLSNKDIAAISSYIEGLH; the protein is encoded by the coding sequence ATGAACAAAATTATCGTGAGTCTGCTGTTGACCCTGGGACTGACCGGCCTGGCCCACGCCGCAGGCGATGCCAAAGCGGGTCAGGCGAAAGCTGCCGTATGCGGCGCCTGTCATGGCGCGGACGGCAACAGCGCGGCGCCCAACTTCCCGAAACTGGCCGGCCAGGGCGACAAGTACCTGCTCAAGCAGATGCATGACATCAAGAGCGGCAAGCGCACCGTGCTGGAAATGACTGGCATCCTGAACAACGTCAGCGATCAGGACATGGAAGACATCGCCGCCTACTTCTCCAGCCAGAACATGAGCATCGGCGCGGCCGATCCCAAGCAGGTCGCCCACGGCGAAGAGCTGTTCCGCGGTGGCAAGCTCTCCGAAGGCATGCCTGCCTGCATCGGCTGCCACGCGCCCAACGGTGTGGGCAACGTGCCCGCCGGCTTCCCGCGTCTGGGCGGCCAGCATGCCGCCTACGTAGCGAAGCAGCTGACCAACTTCCGCGAAGGCGAGCGCACCAACGACGGCGACAGCATGATCATGCGCAGCATCGCCGCCAAGCTGTCCAACAAGGACATCGCGGCCATCTCGAGCTATATCGAAGGCCTCCACTGA
- a CDS encoding thiol:disulfide interchange protein DsbA/DsbL, translated as MRNLIFTAVLAFAGLFGLSAQAAEFEAGKQYTVLSTPVPVSQPGKIEVVELFWYGCPHCYAFEPSINPWIAKLPADVNFHRIPAMFGGIWNVHGQLFLTLDAMGVEHKVHTAVFDAIHKEGKKLATPEEMADFLAGQGVDKDKFLSTYDSFAIKGQIEKDKKLAMAYQISGVPTMVINGKYRFDIGSAGGPEKALELADFLIAKEREAAKGAQ; from the coding sequence ATGCGTAACCTGATTTTCACCGCCGTACTGGCTTTTGCCGGCCTGTTCGGTCTCAGCGCGCAAGCCGCCGAGTTCGAAGCTGGCAAGCAGTACACCGTGCTGAGCACACCGGTTCCGGTGTCGCAGCCCGGCAAGATCGAGGTGGTGGAGCTGTTCTGGTATGGCTGCCCGCACTGCTATGCCTTCGAGCCGAGCATCAATCCGTGGATCGCCAAGCTCCCGGCTGACGTCAACTTCCATCGCATTCCGGCCATGTTCGGCGGCATCTGGAACGTTCACGGCCAGCTGTTCCTGACCCTCGACGCCATGGGCGTTGAGCACAAGGTGCACACCGCCGTATTCGATGCCATCCACAAGGAAGGCAAGAAACTGGCGACCCCGGAAGAAATGGCCGACTTCCTCGCCGGCCAGGGCGTAGACAAGGACAAGTTCCTCAGCACCTACGACTCCTTCGCCATCAAGGGTCAGATCGAGAAGGACAAGAAACTGGCCATGGCCTACCAGATCAGCGGCGTACCGACCATGGTCATCAACGGCAAGTACCGCTTCGACATCGGTTCGGCCGGCGGTCCGGAGAAGGCGCTGGAACTCGCCGACTTCCTGATCGCCAAGGAACGCGAAGCGGCCAAAGGCGCCCAGTGA